A window of Chitinophagales bacterium genomic DNA:
TCAACGCGTCTGTGTCATTTTTCAAAGCTTCTCCGTATTTTCCAAGATTCGCTGTTGCAATACCTTTATATATATAAGCGTAGACCATTCCTGTTTTATCATTTGTCTTTGTTGCCAATGCAAGAGCTTCATTGGCAAAATATATTGCTGTATCAGGGTCATTGCTCCTGTATTCATAAGCAATCGCATTGAGTGCTTTTATCTTTGCGGTGTCCTGAGTGGTTGTTTTTAAAAGAGTAACCAGGGAATCAATCTTTCCCTGCCCGTGTTTTTGGGAAAAACATGGTACCACCAGGACGAGCAATACTACAACCAGAAGTCTTGTTTTCATGGGAGCAATGTAATGATGAATAATTACCTTTATTCTTTTAATCCTTTTGAATACACTGTCTTTGCATGCCGTCCATAATGGAGGTCATGTTAGCAGTTAAGCACTACTTTTTTTATCCTACTATTCTCAATTGGCATCACTTTGCATGCTTATGATGAATGTAAACAAACTATTGTAGATGAATGGCGATGGTTAATAACGTTAAATAGGAATCACCGTTTACGCTTTTGTTATCATGACCGATCATTATCGAATTATTTGGTCAATTATGTCCGCCGGGTTACTCTGTGAGCCTTCTGTGTTTACCGGTCACTTAACCGAGAATAAAGCGGAGCGAGGACTCGGCTTACAATAGAAACTGAACTACATGTATAATAACCCGGTTTCCGGAAAATGGAGTTTGGCAAAATACGTTTCTCGATTATCCTCACTCATCGGCTCGTTTTTATGAATTTAACGAAAGAGACCGGATTAACCTTTCACATTATCTTTATGCCGATGACTATAAAGCAACGCTGAGTCCTCGCTCCACACATGGCTTAACAGAGTGACTCGGCACGGACACAAAAAAAAGTTGGTTTGGGAAATGTAAAAAATTCTTCGTTTTCAATTTCTACTCTTTCGCCACATTCTAATTTTAATTTATGTATAATATTATTTCTGTTTAATGGAGATTCTATTGCCAATAATAAAGCCACAAGCTGCCTCATAGGTTGAATTAAATAAATTAGGCCTTAGAAAATATGTTTTTGTTGTAAACTATAAATTAATTCATTATTTATAAATTTTAGTATCCCATGTTTTTCCATCAATATAGCTGAAATATTTTGTATGGCTTGGGCAAAAAATTCTTTTTCTAACCCTTTGTTGCAATAAACATTCCCTATTAAATTGTTTCAATTTGTTTTAAAATAACTGTTGCAATTTCATTTGGATGAGCTTCTACATTAAAACTCATTACGATTTTGGTTGCATCGTTCTTTAATGTTGGCCGTCCACCAAAATATCTATTTTGATTTTGTAAATCAAACTTACCCAGTAAATTTTGTTCTGTAGTTTTCATCTTTTAAGATATTCATTTTGATTGTTTTTAATTGTTAGATAATTCCTGTTTTGATTTAGGTTGCCAAGTTGCAGAAGAGGCTACGGCCATTTAATTACCAGTTTTTTTTATTCATGAATCCAATACAAAACTAAAAGGAAAGTGCTTTACCCGCTATTTCCTTCCGAGAGATTTTTACGATTCATTTAACGAATTAATTCCTTGTTTTTTAAGTTTAGCTAATGCGTCTTTCATTGCTTTAACTTGTTCTGCTGGATGTCCTTGCCAAATTGTAATTTCTCCAACAACTTTAAATGGATGAATTGAACGATAAGATTTTGTTGGATTACCTGGGAATTTTTTATCAGTCAAATCAGGGTCATCCGCAATAGGTCCGGTTGGTTCCACTAAATAAATTCTTTCACGTCCATCCCCAAAGGCGAGTTCAGCACCCCAGATAGCTGCATCTAATGTCGCTGTCAGGAAAATATATTTCGCATTTTTTCTTTGTCCAAAGTTGGAGTTATAACCAACTTTAATAAAGTCCCCACCCTTTAGGTCAGTCTTTGTACCGTGAAAGTAAGTCTGAGAAAATGGGGTTGGACTGTGCCCATTTGATTTGCTGTTTGCAGTTTTTATTTCTTCGGTCAGTTCCAATTCCTCAAAATTTTACTGATAACTCCAAATGTCTGCCAAGACCGAGTTTAACAATTTTTTGTAGTGTCGAAATACGAACTTCTTTTATATTGTTCTCGATTTTTGAAATGTATCCGTTATTTGTTCCACACTTCTCTACTAGTTCTTCTTGGATCATTCCCTTTTCGAACCGGGCCTGCTGGATAAGAAACCCTGGTTTAAAAGATTCAAATACTTTTCAAACTTGTCATGGTTGGAGTTCCTTTTTTACCGTATTGTTCTTCAACAAATTGGTCGAACGATTTTAAATTACTTTTCTGTTTCATATTCCTTTTTTAATTTTTAGTGCCCTTTCAATTTCCGATTTTGGTGTCTTCTGTGTCACTGATAATGCTCTTAAACTTATTTTTGCCTATTGACTGTAAAAAAGCCTCTCTAAATTGCAAACCAACTGGCACTTCTGATTTACCAACCATTACGGTAGTGTTTTTGACAGCCGTTATATGTTTTCTGGAAATTAAAAAAGACCGATGCACCCGTAAAAAATCATCGCTCTCTTTAAGTAACTCTTGTTCCATTTTAGAGAAGGCAACCAATGGTTTAAGAACTTTGCCATTACTCAAAATTACCTTAGTATAGTTTTTCATTGCTTCACAATATTGGATATCACTCAACACTACGGGATAACTCATTCCTTCAGATTTAATATAAATCGTTTTATCCTGATGGAAGATTTCGTTTAAAGAATTTGTTGCCAATCTAATACTATCAATTGCTTTAAAAACAGCAATTGCAAATCGTTCAAACGAAAAAGGTTTTACCAAATAATCTATCGCATTAACTTCATAGCTGGCTACGGCATATTCGGAATAAGCCGTTGTAAAAATTATTTTAATATCCTTTTTTACCATTTTGGCCATCGCTAAACCAGTCAGATTGGGCATATTAATATCTAAAAAAATAACTTGAATCGAGCTATCTCTTGAAATCATCTCCAAAGCTTCGATTGCATTTTTACATTCCCCCGCATTTTCCAGAAACTTAATTTGTGTTACATAACCACCAATGATTTTCCTGGCTATTGGCTCATCATCCACAATGATAGATCGATATTTTTGACTGTTTTCCATTACTTTAAATGAATGCTTAGCGCAACACTGTAGAACATTTCGTCTTGATGAAAGCTTAAAGCATGCTTTTCATTCGGATAAATGACACTCAATCTTTTTTTGGCATTTTCTAATCCAATTCCCTTTTCAGTGGCGAAACTGTTTTGAGCATTTGTATTGTAATTATTTTTCACGGTAAGATTTAAAATTCCATCTTCAGAAACAATAATGCTTAGGGCAATAAAAACAGGCTCATCTACTATGTTTTTAGCATGCTTGAATGCATTTTCAATGAATATTATAAACAATAAAGGCGCTATTTGATATTTTTCAGGATCCTTAATATTGACAATGAACTGAATGTCTAAATTTGATTCTAATCGGATTTTTTCTAATTCTATGTAGTTTTTCAAATAATCTATCTCGTCTTTCAACGGCACCTTCTCTTGTTGGGTTTCATATAAAGAGTATCGCAATAAATCCGAAAGGCGAATCATTAAATCAGGTAATTTTTTAGAATTCTCTACTGCTAATCCATAAAAATTATTCATGGTATTGAATAAAAAATGTGGGGAAATTTGTGCTTTTAAATTTTCTAATTCAAAATGCAATTGCAGTTTCTGTTGCTGATTTTGCTGGTATTGGACGATAAAATTATCTTTCAAATATTTGAAAACCACCACAAAAATATAGAACAAAAAGTAAATTGGAAGATTGCTCAAAATAATCTCGTCTAGTTTTGAATTCGCAACATCGGGTATTGATTGCATCATTACTTTCATTAAAAAACTTCTTAAAACCACAAATGATACCCAAAGTAAAGTGCCTACGCCCAAGAATATAAAATATTGGTTTTTAATAATCATTTGCTTGTATAAAAACAAAGTTGAATACACAAATGCAACGAAAAACAAATCCGAAACAAGCATAAAATTTAAATAGGCTGGATAGGACAAAACAGTTATATAGTAATTTCTAAAAACATATAAAACATAAAAAATCCAAAAACAGCAATGCCAAACCCAACGGTTTTCAATGAGAATTTTGCTGATATTAAACTTTTCTGTTTTCATGAATGCTTTATAAATCAAAAGTGATTATTTTATTAATAACACGCAAACCCACCGGACGAACAGGCTGTTTCAATGACGAAACTGGATTTTTTTGAGTTCGTCAATGTTTTTTACTTTCTAACTTCAAAAATATCGATTCCATACTACGGTTGATTTTTTGAATCTTATAGATACCTAAATTCGATTTTTCTTAATCACTTAAATATTGAAAA
This region includes:
- a CDS encoding histidine kinase is translated as MKTEKFNISKILIENRWVWHCCFWIFYVLYVFRNYYITVLSYPAYLNFMLVSDLFFVAFVYSTLFLYKQMIIKNQYFIFLGVGTLLWVSFVVLRSFLMKVMMQSIPDVANSKLDEIILSNLPIYFLFYIFVVVFKYLKDNFIVQYQQNQQQKLQLHFELENLKAQISPHFLFNTMNNFYGLAVENSKKLPDLMIRLSDLLRYSLYETQQEKVPLKDEIDYLKNYIELEKIRLESNLDIQFIVNIKDPEKYQIAPLLFIIFIENAFKHAKNIVDEPVFIALSIIVSEDGILNLTVKNNYNTNAQNSFATEKGIGLENAKKRLSVIYPNEKHALSFHQDEMFYSVALSIHLK
- a CDS encoding response regulator transcription factor; protein product: MENSQKYRSIIVDDEPIARKIIGGYVTQIKFLENAGECKNAIEALEMISRDSSIQVIFLDINMPNLTGLAMAKMVKKDIKIIFTTAYSEYAVASYEVNAIDYLVKPFSFERFAIAVFKAIDSIRLATNSLNEIFHQDKTIYIKSEGMSYPVVLSDIQYCEAMKNYTKVILSNGKVLKPLVAFSKMEQELLKESDDFLRVHRSFLISRKHITAVKNTTVMVGKSEVPVGLQFREAFLQSIGKNKFKSIISDTEDTKIGN
- the arr gene encoding NAD(+)--rifampin ADP-ribosyltransferase; this encodes MKTANSKSNGHSPTPFSQTYFHGTKTDLKGGDFIKVGYNSNFGQRKNAKYIFLTATLDAAIWGAELAFGDGRERIYLVEPTGPIADDPDLTDKKFPGNPTKSYRSIHPFKVVGEITIWQGHPAEQVKAMKDALAKLKKQGINSLNES